The Pseudomonas parafulva genome includes a window with the following:
- the glnK gene encoding P-II family nitrogen regulator has protein sequence MKLVTAIIKPFKLDDVRESLSEIGVQGITVTEVKGFGRQKGHTELYRGAEYVVDFLPKVKIDVAIDDKDLDRVIEAITKAANTGKIGDGKIFVVNLEQAIRIRTGETDTDAI, from the coding sequence ATGAAGCTAGTCACAGCCATCATCAAGCCGTTCAAGCTGGACGACGTGCGCGAGTCACTGTCGGAAATCGGCGTGCAGGGCATCACCGTCACCGAAGTCAAAGGCTTCGGGCGTCAAAAGGGTCACACCGAACTGTATCGCGGTGCCGAATACGTGGTCGATTTCCTGCCCAAGGTGAAGATCGATGTTGCCATCGATGACAAAGACCTGGATCGGGTAATCGAGGCCATCACCAAGGCTGCCAACACCGGCAAGATCGGTGACGGCAAGATCTTCGTGGTGAATCTGGAGCAGGCGATCCGCATCCGTACCGGCGAGACCGATACCGACGCGATCTAA
- a CDS encoding ammonium transporter, which translates to MTLRKIAGLGALLSFVMPGLALAEEAAPALNSGDTAWMLTATALVLFMTIPGLALFYGGMVRSKNVLSVMMQCFAITGLMSILWVVYGYSMAFDTTGMEKGVLNFNSFVGGFSKAFLSGVTPDSLTSATALFPEAVFITFQMTFAIITPALIVGAFAERMKFSAMLVFMGIWFTLVYAPIAHMVWSGDGALMWDWGVLDFAGGTVVHINAGIAGLVCCLVLGKRKGYPTTPMAPHNLGYTLMGAAMLWIGWFGFNAGSAAAANGTAGMAMLVTQIATAAAALGWMFAEWIGHGKPSALGIASGVVAGLVAITPAAGTVGPMGALVIGLASGVICYFCATSLKRKLGYDDSLDAFGVHGIGGIVGAILTGVFAAPALGGFGAVTDIGMQVWVQAKGVIFTVAYTAIVTYIILKVLDLVMGLRVNEEEEAVGLDLAQHNERGYNL; encoded by the coding sequence ATGACTCTGCGTAAGATCGCAGGGCTAGGAGCCCTATTGTCCTTCGTCATGCCAGGGCTTGCCCTTGCAGAGGAGGCCGCGCCAGCACTCAACTCCGGCGACACCGCCTGGATGCTCACCGCCACGGCGCTCGTGCTGTTCATGACCATCCCAGGCCTGGCGCTGTTCTATGGCGGCATGGTGCGCTCGAAAAACGTGTTGTCGGTGATGATGCAGTGCTTCGCCATCACTGGCTTGATGAGCATTCTCTGGGTCGTCTACGGGTACAGCATGGCCTTCGATACCACCGGTATGGAGAAGGGCGTTCTCAACTTCAATTCCTTCGTCGGCGGCTTCTCCAAGGCATTTCTCAGCGGCGTGACGCCTGACAGCCTGACCTCGGCCACGGCGCTGTTCCCCGAAGCGGTGTTCATCACCTTCCAGATGACGTTCGCCATCATCACACCGGCCTTGATCGTGGGCGCCTTCGCCGAGCGCATGAAGTTTTCGGCCATGCTGGTGTTCATGGGCATCTGGTTCACCCTCGTGTATGCGCCGATCGCCCATATGGTGTGGAGCGGTGACGGTGCCCTGATGTGGGACTGGGGCGTGCTGGACTTCGCGGGTGGCACCGTCGTGCACATCAATGCCGGTATCGCAGGCCTGGTCTGCTGCCTGGTGCTGGGCAAGCGCAAAGGCTACCCGACCACACCCATGGCACCGCACAACCTGGGCTACACGCTGATGGGCGCGGCCATGCTGTGGATCGGCTGGTTCGGTTTCAACGCGGGTTCGGCGGCTGCGGCCAACGGCACTGCAGGCATGGCCATGCTGGTCACCCAGATCGCCACGGCTGCTGCGGCGTTGGGCTGGATGTTTGCCGAATGGATCGGTCACGGTAAGCCCAGTGCGCTGGGTATCGCATCGGGCGTGGTCGCGGGCCTGGTCGCCATTACGCCGGCAGCGGGCACGGTGGGGCCGATGGGCGCCCTGGTCATCGGCCTCGCATCGGGCGTGATCTGCTACTTCTGCGCCACCAGCCTCAAGCGCAAGCTCGGCTACGACGACTCCTTGGACGCATTTGGCGTACACGGCATCGGCGGTATTGTCGGCGCCATTCTGACCGGTGTGTTCGCAGCCCCGGCGCTGGGCGGCTTCGGCGCGGTCACCGATATCGGCATGCAGGTCTGGGTGCAGGCCAAGGGCGTGATTTTCACCGTGGCCTACACCGCCATCGTCACCTACATCATCCTCAAGGTCCTGGACTTGGTGATGGGGCTTCGGGTCAACGAAGAAGAAGAAGCCGTTGGTCTGGATCTGGCGCAGCACAACGAACGCGGCTACAACCTGTAA
- a CDS encoding accessory factor UbiK family protein produces the protein MLAPKALLDALSDQASRLFSSDNTQPRAELESQFKALMQGALSKLDVVSREEFDSQMVVLARTRTRLEALEKQVAELEARLEAKR, from the coding sequence ATGCTCGCGCCCAAAGCCCTTCTCGATGCCCTGAGCGACCAGGCCTCGCGCCTGTTCAGCAGCGACAACACCCAGCCTCGGGCCGAGCTGGAAAGCCAGTTCAAGGCCCTGATGCAGGGCGCTTTGAGCAAGCTCGACGTGGTCAGCCGCGAGGAATTCGATAGTCAGATGGTTGTGCTGGCACGCACCCGGACTCGCCTGGAGGCGCTGGAAAAACAAGTCGCCGAACTCGAAGCGCGCCTGGAAGCTAAACGCTGA